From the genome of Cedecea lapagei, one region includes:
- a CDS encoding carbonic anhydrase, protein MKHITGKAALLALSMISPSVCASHWGYEGDSAPEHWGELDDAYKTCIKGMNQSPINIDSTVKAHLAPLQTNYSEGPVTLSNNGHTLQAGEKAETSDSITLDGRAWTLQQFHFHAPSENTVHGKKFAMEMHLVHKNTEGGLAVVAVMFDKGAANAELQKIWGVMPGYVGQNITMKPDLNLNKLLPEDKSYWRFSGSLTTPPCSEGVTWLVLKHPLTLSSEQLEKFTHAMHHDNNRPVQSLNGRLIVE, encoded by the coding sequence ATGAAACACATAACTGGCAAGGCAGCGCTGCTGGCACTCAGCATGATCTCGCCCTCGGTCTGCGCATCCCACTGGGGCTATGAAGGAGATAGCGCCCCGGAGCACTGGGGCGAACTGGATGATGCCTACAAGACCTGCATAAAGGGAATGAACCAGTCCCCCATTAACATTGATTCAACCGTTAAAGCCCATCTTGCTCCGCTGCAAACGAACTACAGCGAAGGGCCGGTGACGCTGTCAAACAACGGACATACTCTCCAGGCCGGTGAAAAGGCTGAGACAAGCGATAGCATCACTCTCGACGGTCGAGCCTGGACCTTGCAGCAGTTCCATTTCCATGCCCCGAGCGAAAACACAGTGCACGGTAAAAAATTCGCGATGGAAATGCATCTGGTACACAAAAATACCGAAGGTGGACTGGCGGTCGTTGCCGTGATGTTCGATAAAGGAGCCGCAAATGCGGAGCTGCAAAAAATCTGGGGCGTCATGCCCGGATATGTCGGCCAGAACATCACGATGAAACCTGACCTCAATCTGAACAAACTGCTGCCTGAGGATAAAAGCTACTGGCGTTTTAGCGGTTCACTGACCACGCCACCGTGCTCCGAAGGGGTCACCTGGCTCGTACTCAAACATCCCTTGACCCTCTCTTCTGAGCAGTTGGAAAAATTTACCCACGCCATGCACCACGATAATAACCGTCCGGTACAGTCACTTAATGGGCGTCTGATTGTCGAATAA
- a CDS encoding amino acid ABC transporter substrate-binding protein: MKKMMIATLVATGTLFAMANQAHAGTTLDAVKKKGFVQCGISDGLPGFSYADGSGKFTGIDVDVCRGVAAAVFGDASKVKYTPLTAKERFTALQSGEVDILSRNTTWTSSRDAGMGMVFTGVTYYDGVGFLTHNKAGLKSAKELDGATVCIQAGTDTELNVADYFKANNMKYTPVTFDRSDESAKALESGRCDTLASDQSQLYALRIKLSNPGEWLVLPEVISKEPLGPVVRRGDDDWFSIVRWTLFAMLNAEEMGISSKNVDQMAANPTTPDMAHLLGKEGDFGKDLKLDNKWAYNIVKQVGNYAEIFDNNVGAQSPLKIKRGQNNLWNNGGIQYAPPVR, encoded by the coding sequence ATGAAGAAGATGATGATCGCCACTCTGGTCGCTACCGGTACGCTGTTTGCGATGGCTAATCAGGCTCATGCAGGCACGACCCTTGATGCCGTTAAAAAGAAGGGCTTTGTACAATGTGGGATCAGTGATGGTCTTCCAGGCTTTTCTTACGCTGACGGCAGCGGCAAGTTTACCGGTATTGACGTGGATGTTTGCCGTGGCGTTGCGGCGGCCGTTTTCGGCGATGCCTCCAAAGTTAAATACACCCCGCTGACCGCTAAAGAGCGTTTTACCGCCCTGCAGTCCGGCGAAGTCGATATTCTCTCCCGTAACACCACGTGGACCTCCTCTCGTGATGCAGGCATGGGCATGGTATTTACCGGCGTAACCTACTACGACGGCGTAGGCTTCCTGACCCACAATAAAGCGGGGCTGAAAAGCGCGAAAGAGCTGGATGGCGCAACCGTCTGCATCCAGGCTGGCACCGATACCGAGCTGAACGTCGCAGACTATTTCAAAGCCAATAATATGAAGTACACCCCGGTGACCTTTGACCGTTCTGATGAGTCGGCAAAAGCGCTGGAGTCCGGCCGCTGTGACACCCTGGCCTCAGATCAGTCTCAGCTCTACGCCCTGCGCATTAAGCTTAGCAATCCAGGCGAGTGGCTGGTGCTGCCAGAAGTGATCTCTAAAGAACCACTGGGGCCAGTCGTACGCCGCGGTGATGATGACTGGTTCTCTATTGTGCGCTGGACGCTGTTCGCCATGCTGAATGCCGAAGAGATGGGCATTAGCTCGAAGAACGTTGACCAGATGGCCGCGAACCCAACAACGCCGGATATGGCGCACCTGCTAGGCAAAGAGGGCGATTTCGGTAAAGACCTGAAGCTCGATAACAAATGGGCTTATAACATTGTTAAGCAGGTAGGTAACTACGCTGAGATTTTCGATAACAACGTCGGCGCCCAAAGCCCGCTGAAAATCAAACGCGGCCAGAACAATCTCTGGAACAACGGCGGCATCCAGTACGCCCCGCCAGTTCGCTAA
- a CDS encoding putative periplasmic lipoprotein codes for MTKFIAVALLTTFLAGCATESPCVPVYDDQGRLVHTNTCMKGTTQDNWETAGAIAAGTAAVAGVALGIVALTK; via the coding sequence ATGACTAAATTCATCGCCGTTGCGTTACTCACCACGTTTCTGGCTGGCTGTGCCACCGAATCTCCCTGCGTGCCTGTCTATGACGACCAGGGGCGTCTGGTGCACACCAATACCTGTATGAAGGGCACCACCCAGGATAACTGGGAAACGGCAGGCGCCATCGCCGCCGGTACTGCCGCCGTAGCAGGTGTTGCCCTGGGTATCGTTGCGTTAACCAAATAA
- the fis gene encoding DNA-binding transcriptional regulator Fis, producing the protein MFEQRVNSDVLTVSTVNSQDQVTQKPLRDSVKQALKNYFAQLNGQDVNDLYELVLAEVEQPLLDMVMQYTRGNQTRAALMMGINRGTLRKKLKKYGMN; encoded by the coding sequence ATGTTCGAACAACGCGTAAATTCTGACGTACTGACCGTTTCCACCGTTAACTCTCAGGACCAGGTAACTCAAAAGCCCCTGCGTGACTCGGTTAAACAGGCACTGAAGAACTATTTTGCTCAACTGAATGGTCAGGATGTTAATGACCTGTATGAGCTGGTACTGGCTGAAGTTGAACAGCCACTGTTGGACATGGTGATGCAATACACCCGCGGTAACCAAACCCGCGCTGCGCTGATGATGGGTATCAACCGTGGTACTCTGCGTAAGAAACTGAAAAAATACGGCATGAACTGA
- the accC gene encoding acetyl-CoA carboxylase biotin carboxylase subunit — protein MLDKIVIANRGEIALRILRACKELGIKTVAVHSSADRDLKHVLLADETVCIGPAPSVKSYLNIPAIISAAEITGAVAIHPGYGFLSENANFAEQVERSGFIFIGPKAETIRLMGDKVSAITAMKKAGVPTVPGSDGPLDGDMDKNRAHAKRIGYPVIIKASGGGGGRGMRVVRSDAELEQSINMTRAEAKAAFNNDMVYMEKYLENPRHIEIQVLADGQGHAIYLAERDCSMQRRHQKVVEEAPAPGITPELRKFIGDRCAKACIDINYRGAGTFEFLFENGEFYFIEMNTRIQVEHPVTEMITGVDLIKEQLRIAAGQPLSIKQEDVHVTGHAVECRINAEDPNTFLPSPGKITRFHAPGGFGVRWESHIYAGYTVPPYYDSMIGKLICYGETREVAIARMKNALAELIIDGIKTNIELQTKIMNDENFQHGGTNIHYLEKKLGLQH, from the coding sequence ATGCTGGATAAAATTGTCATCGCCAACCGCGGCGAGATTGCACTGCGTATTCTTCGTGCCTGCAAAGAGCTGGGCATCAAGACCGTCGCCGTGCACTCAAGCGCGGACCGCGATCTGAAACACGTATTACTGGCGGATGAGACGGTCTGTATCGGTCCGGCTCCGTCCGTAAAAAGCTATCTGAACATCCCGGCAATCATCTCTGCGGCGGAAATCACCGGCGCGGTAGCGATTCACCCGGGCTACGGCTTCCTGTCAGAGAACGCCAACTTTGCCGAGCAGGTTGAGCGTTCAGGCTTTATTTTCATCGGCCCGAAAGCTGAAACTATCCGCCTGATGGGCGATAAAGTTTCCGCGATCACCGCGATGAAAAAAGCCGGTGTACCGACGGTACCAGGCTCTGACGGCCCACTGGACGGCGATATGGATAAAAACCGCGCCCATGCTAAACGCATCGGCTATCCGGTTATTATCAAAGCCTCCGGCGGCGGCGGCGGTCGTGGTATGCGCGTAGTGCGCAGCGACGCGGAACTCGAGCAATCCATTAACATGACCCGTGCGGAAGCCAAAGCGGCTTTCAACAACGACATGGTGTACATGGAGAAATACCTCGAGAATCCACGCCATATCGAGATTCAGGTGCTGGCCGATGGCCAGGGGCACGCTATCTATCTGGCTGAACGCGACTGCTCCATGCAGCGCCGCCACCAGAAAGTCGTTGAAGAAGCGCCAGCGCCGGGCATCACGCCTGAGCTGCGTAAATTCATCGGCGATCGCTGCGCCAAAGCCTGTATCGACATTAACTATCGCGGCGCAGGTACCTTTGAGTTCCTGTTCGAAAACGGCGAGTTCTATTTCATCGAAATGAACACCCGTATTCAGGTAGAACACCCGGTTACCGAAATGATCACCGGCGTTGACCTGATCAAAGAGCAGCTGCGTATTGCTGCTGGTCAGCCGCTGTCAATCAAACAGGAAGACGTTCACGTTACCGGCCATGCGGTGGAATGCCGTATTAACGCCGAAGACCCGAACACCTTCCTGCCAAGCCCGGGCAAAATCACGCGCTTCCACGCGCCTGGTGGTTTTGGCGTGCGTTGGGAATCGCATATCTACGCCGGCTACACCGTACCGCCGTACTACGATTCAATGATTGGGAAGCTCATCTGCTACGGCGAAACTCGTGAAGTGGCTATTGCCCGCATGAAAAATGCCCTGGCAGAACTGATTATCGATGGCATCAAAACCAACATCGAGCTGCAGACCAAAATCATGAACGACGAAAACTTCCAGCACGGTGGCACTAACATCCACTATCTGGAGAAGAAACTGGGTCTTCAGCACTAA
- the panF gene encoding sodium/pantothenate symporter, producing the protein MQNEVIAVLVIYLIAVFGLSIYAMRQRSSGAFLSEYFLGSRSMGGFVLAMTLTATYISASSFIGGPGAAYKYGLGWVLLAMIQIPTIWLSLGILGKKFAILARRYNAITLNDMLQARYQNRAVVWIASVSLLVAFVGAIAVQFIGGARLLETAAGIKYETGLLIFGITIALYTAFGGFRASVLNDTMQGMVMLIGTIVLLVGVVHAAGGLGNAVQTLEHIDPKLVSPQGAGDILTPAFMTSFWVLVCFGVIGLPHTAVRCISYKDSKAVHRGIIIGTIVVAILMLGMHLAGALGRAVIPGLTVPDLVIPTLMMQVLPPWAAGLFLAAPMAAIMSNVNAHLLQASATIVKDLWLSASPAKIRQESRLKRISTTTTLVLGLLMMLAAWRPPEMIIWLNLLAFGGLEAVFLWPLVLGLYWEKANAAGALSGMIVGGVLYAVLASFSLQLFGFHPIVPSLLLSLLAFLIGNRFGHTAPEPLLVSTTDK; encoded by the coding sequence ATGCAAAATGAAGTCATCGCCGTGCTGGTTATCTACCTGATAGCGGTATTTGGCCTCTCCATTTACGCCATGCGCCAGCGCAGCTCCGGCGCTTTCCTGAGCGAGTATTTCCTCGGTAGCCGTTCGATGGGCGGTTTTGTGCTGGCAATGACGCTGACCGCCACCTATATCAGCGCCAGCTCGTTTATTGGCGGGCCGGGCGCCGCCTATAAGTACGGCCTCGGCTGGGTGCTGCTGGCGATGATTCAGATCCCGACGATCTGGCTTTCTCTGGGAATTCTGGGGAAAAAATTCGCTATCCTGGCGCGCCGCTACAACGCCATTACCCTCAACGATATGCTGCAGGCTCGCTACCAGAACCGGGCCGTCGTCTGGATCGCCAGTGTCAGCCTGCTGGTCGCGTTTGTTGGCGCGATTGCCGTGCAGTTTATCGGCGGGGCAAGACTGCTGGAAACGGCGGCGGGTATAAAGTACGAGACCGGCCTGCTGATCTTCGGCATAACTATCGCTCTGTATACCGCCTTTGGCGGTTTTCGCGCCAGCGTGCTCAACGACACTATGCAGGGCATGGTAATGCTGATTGGCACCATCGTGCTGCTGGTTGGCGTGGTTCACGCCGCAGGCGGTCTGGGAAACGCAGTGCAGACGCTGGAACATATCGATCCAAAGCTGGTCAGCCCGCAGGGTGCCGGCGACATTCTGACGCCCGCCTTTATGACTTCCTTCTGGGTGCTGGTCTGTTTTGGCGTTATTGGCCTGCCGCACACCGCTGTACGCTGTATCTCCTATAAAGACAGTAAAGCCGTACACCGTGGGATTATCATCGGCACCATTGTGGTTGCTATCCTGATGCTGGGCATGCACCTCGCCGGCGCGCTGGGCAGAGCGGTTATTCCCGGGCTGACGGTGCCGGATCTGGTGATCCCGACCCTGATGATGCAGGTGCTTCCGCCGTGGGCGGCAGGGCTGTTCCTGGCCGCCCCCATGGCCGCCATTATGTCCAACGTTAACGCCCACCTGCTGCAGGCGTCGGCGACTATCGTTAAAGACCTGTGGCTCAGCGCAAGTCCGGCTAAAATTCGTCAGGAGAGCCGCCTGAAGCGCATCTCCACCACCACTACGCTGGTGCTGGGCCTGCTGATGATGCTGGCCGCCTGGCGGCCGCCGGAGATGATCATCTGGCTCAACCTGCTGGCCTTCGGCGGCCTTGAAGCCGTTTTCCTGTGGCCGCTGGTGCTGGGCCTTTACTGGGAGAAAGCCAACGCGGCAGGCGCGCTGAGCGGCATGATTGTTGGCGGCGTGCTGTACGCGGTGCTCGCCAGCTTTAGCCTCCAGCTCTTCGGCTTCCACCCGATTGTGCCGTCGCTGCTATTAAGTTTGCTGGCGTTCCTGATAGGTAACCGCTTTGGTCATACCGCTCCGGAACCCCTTCTTGTTTCCACTACTGATAAATAA
- the prmA gene encoding 50S ribosomal protein L11 methyltransferase: protein MPWIQLKINTTGGNAESLGDALIESGAVSVTFQDTHDTPVFEPLPGETRLWGDTDVIGLYDAETDMEEVVAVLEHCPLLGQGFHHKVEQLEDKDWEREWMDNFHPMRFGKRLWICPSWRDVPDETAVNVMLDPGLAFGTGTHPTTSLCLEWLDGLDLTGKTVIDFGCGSGILAIAALKLGAAKAIGIDIDPQAIQASRDNAERNGVSDRLELYLPKDQPEAMSADVVVANILAGPLRELAPLISVLPVEGGFLGLSGVLASQAEGVCEAYADKFALDPVAEKEEWCRITGRKK, encoded by the coding sequence ATGCCATGGATCCAACTGAAAATTAACACCACCGGCGGCAACGCCGAAAGCCTGGGCGATGCGCTGATTGAAAGCGGAGCGGTTTCCGTCACCTTCCAGGACACCCACGACACGCCGGTCTTTGAACCACTGCCGGGCGAAACCCGCCTCTGGGGCGACACCGACGTTATCGGCCTGTATGACGCCGAAACCGATATGGAAGAAGTCGTGGCTGTCCTTGAGCACTGCCCTTTGCTGGGCCAGGGCTTCCATCACAAGGTGGAGCAGCTCGAAGACAAAGACTGGGAGCGGGAATGGATGGACAACTTCCACCCGATGCGCTTTGGTAAACGCCTGTGGATTTGCCCGAGCTGGCGTGATGTGCCGGACGAAACCGCCGTCAACGTGATGCTCGACCCAGGCCTGGCGTTTGGTACCGGGACTCACCCGACAACTTCTCTCTGCCTCGAGTGGCTGGACGGCCTGGATCTGACCGGCAAAACCGTTATCGACTTCGGCTGCGGGTCCGGGATCCTGGCTATTGCGGCCCTGAAGCTGGGCGCAGCAAAAGCCATTGGGATTGATATCGACCCGCAGGCGATCCAGGCCAGCCGCGATAACGCCGAACGCAACGGCGTTTCAGACCGCCTTGAGCTTTACCTGCCGAAAGATCAGCCAGAAGCCATGAGCGCCGACGTGGTGGTCGCTAACATTCTGGCAGGGCCTCTGCGTGAGCTGGCGCCGTTAATCAGCGTGCTGCCGGTTGAGGGCGGTTTCCTTGGCCTGTCTGGCGTACTGGCAAGCCAGGCCGAAGGTGTTTGCGAAGCCTATGCGGATAAATTCGCCCTCGACCCGGTGGCGGAAAAAGAAGAGTGGTGCCGCATCACCGGCCGCAAAAAATAA
- a CDS encoding amino acid ABC transporter ATP-binding protein: MSKITLQAADTMITLENVNKWYGQFHVLKDINLNVKQGERIVLCGPSGSGKSTTIRCINHLEEHQQGRIVVDGTELNDDLRNIEKVRTEVGMVFQHFNLFPHLTVLQNCTLAPVWVRKMPKKEAEALAMHYLERVRIAEHAHKFPGQISGGQQQRVAIARSLCMKPKIMLFDEPTSALDPEMVKEVLDTMIGLAESGMTMLCVTHEMGFARTVADRVIFMDRGEIVEQAPPDQFFANPESERTRAFLSQVIH, from the coding sequence ATGAGTAAAATAACGCTGCAGGCTGCCGACACGATGATCACGCTGGAAAATGTGAACAAATGGTACGGGCAGTTCCATGTTTTAAAAGACATTAATCTCAATGTGAAGCAGGGCGAACGTATCGTCCTGTGTGGGCCATCCGGCTCAGGTAAATCTACGACGATTCGCTGCATTAACCACCTTGAAGAGCATCAGCAGGGCCGTATTGTCGTCGACGGAACAGAGCTGAATGACGACCTTCGCAATATAGAGAAGGTTCGCACCGAAGTCGGTATGGTCTTTCAGCATTTTAACCTGTTCCCGCATTTAACCGTCCTGCAGAACTGTACGCTTGCCCCTGTCTGGGTTCGTAAGATGCCGAAGAAAGAGGCCGAAGCGCTGGCAATGCATTACCTCGAGCGAGTGCGAATCGCTGAACACGCGCACAAATTCCCGGGGCAAATATCCGGTGGCCAGCAGCAGCGTGTGGCCATTGCACGCTCGCTGTGCATGAAACCTAAAATCATGCTCTTTGACGAACCCACTTCGGCACTTGATCCGGAAATGGTAAAGGAAGTACTGGATACGATGATAGGGCTTGCAGAATCCGGGATGACGATGCTGTGCGTGACCCACGAAATGGGCTTTGCGCGCACCGTGGCTGACAGGGTTATCTTTATGGATCGAGGAGAGATCGTAGAGCAGGCGCCACCGGATCAGTTCTTTGCTAATCCGGAATCGGAACGCACACGCGCATTTCTTTCGCAGGTTATTCACTGA
- a CDS encoding amino acid ABC transporter permease codes for MRHHRPAVKADLSFSNPSVRAWLYQIVALAFVIGMAAYLIHNTVSNLDSRGITSGFAFLDRSAGFGIVQHLIDYDQGDTYSKVFVVGLLNTLLVSVLCIVFATFIGFFVGLARLSDNWLVRKLSTFYIETFRNIPPMLQIFFWYFAVLRNLPGPRQALDAFGLIYLSNRGLSLPAPIVGEGLLAFTAAVLLALLVSAGLHRYNKMHQMKTGQLRRTWPVAIALIVALPAAAHAIFGAALHWDIPALHGFNFSGGIVLIPELAALTLALSVYTSVFIAEIIRSGIQSVPFGQHEAALSLGLPKQVTLRQVIVPQALRVIIPPLTSQYLNIVKNSSLAAAIGYPDMVSLFAGSVLNQTGQAIETIAITMSVYLAISLAISLLMNVYNRRIALVER; via the coding sequence ATGCGTCATCACCGCCCAGCCGTGAAGGCCGACTTATCCTTTTCTAACCCTTCGGTTCGCGCCTGGCTGTATCAGATAGTCGCCCTCGCCTTTGTTATCGGCATGGCTGCTTATCTGATCCACAACACCGTCTCCAACCTGGATAGCCGGGGCATTACCTCCGGCTTTGCCTTCCTCGATCGTTCCGCGGGCTTTGGCATCGTTCAGCATCTGATTGACTACGATCAGGGAGACACCTATAGCAAAGTCTTTGTTGTTGGCCTCCTGAATACCCTGCTGGTCTCCGTGCTCTGCATCGTGTTTGCCACGTTTATCGGCTTCTTTGTTGGCCTGGCACGCCTCTCCGATAACTGGCTGGTGCGCAAGCTGTCGACGTTTTATATAGAGACGTTTCGCAACATTCCCCCGATGCTGCAAATTTTCTTCTGGTACTTTGCCGTGCTGCGCAATCTGCCTGGGCCACGGCAGGCCCTGGATGCTTTCGGGCTGATCTATCTGAGCAATCGCGGGCTGTCTCTCCCGGCACCGATCGTGGGTGAAGGCCTGCTGGCATTTACTGCTGCCGTTCTGCTTGCGCTTCTCGTCTCTGCCGGGCTGCATCGCTATAACAAAATGCATCAGATGAAGACCGGGCAACTTCGCCGCACATGGCCCGTGGCGATCGCTTTGATCGTTGCGCTACCGGCTGCCGCACATGCGATCTTCGGCGCGGCGCTGCATTGGGATATTCCCGCTCTGCACGGCTTTAACTTCAGCGGCGGGATTGTATTGATCCCTGAGCTCGCGGCTTTAACGCTGGCGCTGTCGGTTTACACCTCAGTCTTTATCGCCGAAATCATTCGCTCAGGCATCCAGTCAGTTCCCTTTGGCCAGCATGAGGCAGCCCTGTCTCTCGGCTTGCCTAAGCAGGTGACGCTACGCCAGGTGATTGTGCCTCAGGCGCTGAGAGTCATTATTCCGCCATTGACCAGCCAGTATCTGAATATCGTCAAAAACTCTTCGCTGGCAGCGGCCATTGGTTACCCGGATATGGTCTCTCTGTTTGCCGGTAGCGTGCTGAATCAGACGGGACAAGCAATAGAGACCATCGCTATCACGATGTCCGTTTATTTGGCGATCAGCCTGGCTATCTCTCTGCTGATGAACGTCTATAACCGCCGTATTGCCCTGGTTGAGCGCTAA
- the dusB gene encoding tRNA dihydrouridine synthase DusB, giving the protein MRIGHHQLRNRLIAAPMAGITDRPFRTLCYEMGAGLTVSEMMSSNPEVWASDKSRLRMVHVDEPGIRTVQIAGSVPEEMAEAARINVANGAQIIDINMGCPAKKVNRKLAGSALLQYPSLVKDIVTTVVQAVDVPVTLKIRTGWEPAHRNCVEIAQLAEDCGIQALTIHGRTRACLFQGDAEYDSIRAVKQKVSIPIIANGDITDPLKARAVLDYTGADALMIGRAAQGRPWIFREIQHYLDTGELLPPLPLAEVKRLLCSHIRELHSFYGDVKGYRIARKHVSWYLQEHAPDDQFRRTFNAIEDASVQLEALEAYFENLA; this is encoded by the coding sequence ATGCGCATCGGACACCACCAGCTCAGAAATCGCCTGATCGCAGCACCTATGGCTGGCATCACTGACAGACCATTCAGGACGCTGTGCTACGAGATGGGAGCAGGATTAACCGTTTCCGAGATGATGTCCTCTAACCCAGAGGTTTGGGCGAGCGATAAGTCCCGTTTACGAATGGTACATGTGGATGAACCGGGTATTCGCACCGTGCAAATCGCCGGCAGCGTACCTGAAGAGATGGCAGAAGCCGCACGTATTAATGTGGCTAATGGCGCCCAGATTATTGATATCAATATGGGTTGTCCGGCAAAAAAGGTGAATCGTAAGCTGGCAGGTTCAGCCCTTCTGCAGTATCCGAGTCTGGTAAAGGACATCGTGACGACGGTAGTGCAGGCAGTGGACGTTCCTGTGACGTTGAAAATTCGTACCGGCTGGGAGCCCGCGCACCGTAACTGTGTAGAGATTGCCCAACTGGCTGAAGACTGTGGGATTCAGGCTCTGACAATTCATGGACGCACACGCGCCTGTTTATTCCAGGGCGATGCTGAATACGACAGCATTCGGGCAGTTAAGCAGAAAGTTTCCATTCCGATTATCGCGAATGGTGACATTACTGACCCGCTTAAAGCCAGAGCCGTACTTGACTATACGGGGGCTGATGCCCTGATGATAGGCCGTGCGGCTCAGGGAAGACCCTGGATCTTTCGGGAAATCCAGCACTATCTGGACACTGGAGAGCTGCTGCCGCCCTTGCCTCTGGCAGAGGTGAAGCGCTTACTTTGCTCGCACATTCGGGAACTGCATAGCTTTTATGGCGATGTGAAAGGTTACCGAATTGCACGTAAACACGTCTCCTGGTATCTCCAGGAGCACGCTCCAGATGACCAGTTTCGGCGCACATTCAACGCCATAGAGGATGCCAGCGTACAGCTGGAGGCGTTGGAGGCATACTTCGAAAATCTTGCGTAA
- a CDS encoding amino acid ABC transporter permease: MMKVLTAHSARPAGSKPEQIWRWMRKNLFSSWLNTLLTLLCVGLMWKLIPPLLDWTVFQANWVGETRADCTKGGACWVFIHERFGQFMYGLYPHDRRWRINLALIIGLLSVAAMFWKSLPHRGRYIAGWAVAYPIVVWWLMYGGFLGLDRVETRLWGGLTLTLIIASVGIAGALPLGIVLALGRRSRMPVVRILSIMFIEFWRGVPLITVLFMSSVMLPLFLPEGTSIDKLIRALVGVILFQSAYVAEVVRGGLQALPKGQYEAAESLALGYWKTQGLVILPQALKLVIPGLVNTIIALFKDTSLVIIIGLFDLFSSVQQATVDPAWLGMSTEGYVFAAIVYWIFCFSMSRYSQHLEKRFHTGRTPH; encoded by the coding sequence ATGATGAAAGTTTTAACGGCTCACAGCGCCCGTCCGGCGGGCAGCAAACCTGAGCAAATCTGGCGATGGATGCGTAAAAATCTTTTCTCCAGCTGGCTCAATACTTTACTGACCCTGCTCTGCGTCGGGCTAATGTGGAAGCTGATCCCCCCGCTTCTGGACTGGACAGTTTTCCAGGCGAACTGGGTGGGTGAGACAAGAGCCGACTGCACCAAAGGCGGGGCCTGCTGGGTATTTATCCACGAGCGCTTCGGCCAGTTTATGTATGGGCTTTATCCTCACGATCGCCGCTGGCGCATCAACCTTGCGCTGATCATCGGCCTGCTTTCCGTTGCCGCTATGTTCTGGAAGTCTCTTCCTCACCGCGGTCGCTATATAGCCGGCTGGGCAGTCGCCTATCCGATCGTCGTCTGGTGGCTGATGTACGGTGGCTTTTTAGGCCTGGATCGCGTTGAGACGCGCCTCTGGGGCGGGTTAACGCTCACGCTGATTATCGCTTCCGTTGGCATTGCAGGTGCCCTGCCGCTGGGTATTGTGCTTGCGCTGGGCAGGCGCTCACGCATGCCGGTGGTGAGGATCCTCTCGATTATGTTTATCGAGTTCTGGCGCGGCGTACCGTTGATTACCGTGCTCTTTATGTCCTCGGTGATGCTGCCGCTCTTTCTTCCGGAAGGGACCAGCATTGATAAGCTTATTCGGGCGTTAGTCGGGGTGATCCTCTTCCAGTCAGCCTATGTCGCCGAGGTCGTTCGCGGCGGGCTACAGGCCTTGCCAAAAGGGCAGTATGAGGCCGCAGAGTCATTGGCTCTTGGTTACTGGAAGACGCAGGGATTAGTCATTCTGCCACAGGCGCTGAAGCTGGTGATCCCGGGGCTGGTGAACACGATTATTGCGCTGTTCAAAGATACCAGCCTGGTGATCATCATCGGCCTGTTCGATCTGTTCAGTAGCGTTCAGCAGGCGACGGTTGATCCGGCCTGGCTGGGCATGTCGACGGAAGGCTATGTCTTTGCCGCTATCGTCTATTGGATTTTCTGTTTCAGTATGTCGCGCTATAGCCAGCACCTGGAGAAGCGCTTCCACACCGGCCGTACGCCGCACTAA
- a CDS encoding YhdT family protein: MDKRFVQAHKEARWALWLTLLYLAAWLVAAYLPDSAQGITGLPHWFEMACLLVPLLFILLCWLMVRTFFRDIPLGDDHAK; the protein is encoded by the coding sequence ATGGACAAGCGTTTTGTTCAGGCCCACAAAGAAGCGCGCTGGGCGCTCTGGCTGACCCTGCTCTATCTTGCTGCATGGTTAGTGGCCGCTTACTTACCTGACAGCGCTCAGGGGATCACCGGGCTTCCGCACTGGTTCGAGATGGCCTGTCTGCTGGTGCCGCTGCTGTTTATCCTGCTTTGCTGGCTGATGGTGAGAACCTTCTTCCGCGATATTCCTCTGGGAGATGACCATGCAAAATGA